The genomic region GCCGGGCGCACCGGCGGTGACGGGTTCGGGTTCCTGACCGAGCGGCTCACGCCGTTGCTGTTGCTGGACCCCAAGGTGGAGAACCACTACTCGGCCAGCCGGATCACGTTGCGGCAGGTGCTGCTCGACGGGCTGGACGTGCGGTTCGGCAAGCGGTTCGAGCGCTACGAGCAGGGCGACGACATCACGCTGCACTTCGCGGACGGCACGACGGCGTCCTGTGACGTGCTCGTCGGCGCGGACGGGATCCGGTCGCGGGTGCGCCGGCAGTACCTGCCGCACGGGGGCAGCGAGGACGTCGGCATCGCGGCGGTCGCGGGCAAGCTGTTCCTCGACGAGCACGACTGGGTGCCGGCGGAGCTGACCGTGCGGGCGAACACGGTCGTGCCGACCGGGCGAGCGGGGATGTTCCTGGCGGTGCACGACGGTCTGGGCGTCACCGATGCCGAGGGGTTGTTGTTCGACAACGAGCGGCCGTACCTGATGTGGGCGTTCGCGGCCGCGGACCTGACCGTCCACGACGGACTCGACCTGCGCGCCGAGGTGCTGCGGCGGATCGCGCGGTGGAGTCCCGACCTGCGGCGGGTGGTCGCGGAGTCGCCGCGGGAGACGATCTCGCAGTGGCACATCAGGTCGGCGCGGGTGATCGACAGGTGGACGCCGTCGCGGGTCACCGTGCTCGGTGACGCCGTGCACGCCATGACACCGATGCGCGGGGTCGGCGCCAACGTCGCGTTGCGGGACGCGCAGCTGCTGACACGGGAACTTGCTCAGGGAGGTGATCCGGTGGCGGCGATCGGGCGGTACGAAGCCGAGATGTACGACTACGGGTTCGCGGCCGTGCGCGACTCGTTGCGGGCGGCCAGGCAGTTCGCCGACGGCGGCCCGGTGGCGCGGACGGTGTTCAAGACCGTGCTGCGGACCGCGAGCGCCGTACCTGCGCTGAAGCGGGCGATGTTCGCCGGGTAGAAATTCTTCAAGATCTTTGTGAACCGCACCTGGCGGCCCTGCGTGTGGATGGTGTTGGAGGGCACGAACCAGGAGGTTCACCATGACACGCCTCGCGGTCTTCGCGGCGGTGACCGGGCTGTTCGCGCTGACGGCCTGCGGTTCGACCACGACCACGCAGAGCCGGCCGGTGGCGCAGGAGTCCGCGGTGGCGGTCAAGGTCGCCGAGATCGCCGAGCTCGGGTCCGTCGTGACCGACGCCAAGGGCCTCACGCTCTACCGGTTCGGCAAGGACACGCCCGGAGTGTCCACCTGCGACGGTGAGTGTGCCGCGGCCTGGCCTCCCGCAACGGTGTCCAGCGAGGACTTCGCCGTCGAGGGGGTCGCGCAGGAGCTCGTCGGGTCGATCGTGCGCGGGGACGGGTCCCGGCAGCTGACGATCGGCGGGATGCCGCAGTACCGGTTCGCCAAGGACACCAGGCCCGGCGAGACCAAGGGCCAGGGGCTGCAGGGACAGTGGTTCGCGACCGGCTCCGACGGTGCCGCGACGGTGCTGGCCGCCCGCACCGGTGTCGTGACCGGGCTCGGCGCGGTGCTGACCAACGCCGCGGGCCTCACGCTGTACCGGTTCGACGGCGACACCGCGCAGCCACCGGCGTCCACCTGCGACGGCGGCTGTGCCGAGAACTGGCCACCGGTGCTCGTCGAGGGGTCGGCGCCGCGGGTCAAGGGAGTCGACGCGAAGCTGCTCGGCACCGTCGCGCGCAAGGACGGCAAGAAGCAGCTGACCGTGGCCGGGTGGCCGCAGTACACGTTCACGAACGACGCCAAGCCCGGTGAGGCCAAGGGCGTGACGGTCGCGAAGTGGTTCGCCACCGCCGTCGACGGCAAGAAGGCCCAGCAGAACAAGGCGATCGCGCTCACCAGCGCGACGGTCGCGGACCTCGGCGTCATCGCCACCGACAAAGACGGCATGACGCTCTACCGGTTCGACGACGACTCCGCCGACCCGCCCACCAGCAACTGCACCGGTGGGTGCGCGGAGCAGTGGCCGCCCGCCTTCGTCGACGAGGGGTTCCAGGTGCAGGGCGTGGACTCCGCACTCGTCGGGACGATCGAGCGGGACGGGAAGAAGCAGCTCACCGTCGCGGGGTGGCCGCAGTACCTCTACGCAGGGGACGAGGTCTGCGGTGATGCCAACGGGCAGGGCGTTGGCGGGAAGTGGTGGGCCACCAAGGCCGACGGATCGCGCGCCGGCCGATAAGGGGAGAGAGGAGCCCCGGCGGGAACGTTCCCGCCGGGGCTTTTCCCTATCGCAGACGAAGCAGGACGGCCTGTTCCGGTTCCAGCACGGGGAGCTGGATCCCGATCTCGGACAGCACCGAACCGGGCAGCTCCACCGGCGTCCACGGCGCCGGTTGCCGTTGTGTCAGGCCGGGCCACCCGGCGGGGGCGTCGAACGAGAGCCGGTACGTCCTGGCGGGGTCGAGTCCCGGCAGCCGCACCCGGCGCGGCTTGTTCTGCGTCGACGTCGTGAGCTGCACGTAGCCGAAGAGTGCCTCGGACCGGTCCGCGGCGACGATCCCGTGCACCCAGGCCGCGGGGTCCGGGTGGTCGGAGTGCACGACGACACCGCTGTGCAGCAACGACCGCACGTCCTTGTAGTACTCGATCGCGGCCTGCAGCCCCGCGCGTTCGGAGTCGGTCGCCGAGTTGATGTCCCACTCGATGCCGAAATGCCCGAACATCGCCGTGGCCACCCGGAACGACAGGTCGTGCACGCGTCCGGTGGTGTGCGACTTCGTGGGGCCGACGTGCGCGCCCATCAGCTCCGGCGGCAGGAACACACCGGTCCACCGCTGGATCAGCTGGCGCTCCAGGGCGTCGTTGCAGTCCGAGGTCCACACGCGGTCGGTCCGGGCGAGCACCCCCAGGTCGATCCGCCCGCCGCCGGACGAGCAGCTCTCGATCTCCACGTGCGGGTGCCGCAGCCTCAGCTCGTCCAGCAACCGGTAGAACGCGGCGGTCTGCTCGTGCACGCGGGAGCCGATCAGGTCGCGGTTGTGGTCCCACTTCACGAACGCGATGTCGTTGTCCGCCAACACCGAGGACACGCGGTCGAGGATGTACGCGTAGGCCTCGGGGTGCGCGATGTTCAGCACCTGCTGGTTGCGCGACGGCGGCGGCAGCACGCCGGGACGTGGCCCGAGCACCCAGTCGGGGTGGGCGCGGTAGAGGTCGGAGTCGGTGTTGATCATCTCCGGTTCGAACCAGAGCCCGAACTCCATGCCGAGCGCGCGGACGTGCTTGATCAACGGGGTCAGCCCGTCCGGCCACACCGTCTCGTCGACGAACCAGTCACCGAGCCCGGCGGAGTCGTCACGGCGGTGCCGGAACCAGCCGTCGTCGAGCACGAACCGCTCCACGCCCATGGCCGCGGCGGTGTCGGCGAGCGAGGTCAGCCGCGCCAGGTCGTGGTCGAAGTACACGGCTTCCCAGGTGTTCAGCACGACCGGGCGGGGACGCTGCGGCCGTTCCCGCAGCTGCCGGTGGAAGGCGGCGCTGATGCCGTCGATGCCGGCGGGTGAGTACGCCGCGTACAGCCACGGCGTCTCGTGCTCCTGGCCGGGTTCCAGCGTGATCTCGCCCGGCAGCAGCAGCTCGCCGCCACCCAGCACGGGCATGCCGTCGACCGGGTTCTCCGCGTACGTCACGTGGTTGCCGCTCCACGCCACGTGCAGCGCCCACACCTCACCGGTGCGGAACGAGAACCCCGGCGTCCCCGCCAGCAGGCCGATGGTCGCGTCGTGCCCGGTGCGCCCGCGCCGGCTCTCCCGCGCCCACGTGCCGTAGTTGAACGCCTGCCGCTGCGGTGCGCGCTCACGGCTCCAGCGGCCGGTGAAGTCGAGCAGCTCGGTGGCGTGCGAGGGGACGGGCAGCGCGGTTTCCAGGCCCTCCAAGGAGTACGGCGTCTCGCCGTCGTTGCGGACGACGTGCCGCACGCGGAGCATGCCGGACTCCAGCAGCTCGACGGTGCCGGTCACGGTGAGCTGCGCGGCCTCGTCGGAGGCGACGTAGCGGAAGATCGAGCCGTCCTCGCCGGAGAACGAGGTGACCCGCAACGAGGGCGCGAAGTGCGCACCGGCGCGGTGGCCGCGCAGGCCGGGGCGACCGGAGTACCCGGCGCCCGCGTCGGGCAGCAGCGCGAGCGGGACCGGCACGTCCGGCGCGTTGTTCGGGTTGGTCCACGAGACGACGTCGACCAGGCCGCGCAGTGCGGCCTGGTCGACGTTGCCGAGCGTTCGCCCCCAGTGCGCCACGACCGGCAGGCTCGTGCCCTCGACCGTGATGACGACGCTGGAGGTGTCGTCGTGCAGGTGCACGACCTCGGTGTTGCTCATGCGGGCCCCGTTCACATCAAACACAAATGAACATTGTGCCGATCCTCAGATCCCGTGTCCCGGCTTGTCAAGCGTTTGAATCTGTTCGGTTGTGTCTTAGCCCGTGCAGTTCGGAGCCTGCTTGTAGGCCTCGTCCAGGACGGGGTGGGCGTCGCGCAGCTCGCCCAGGCCAGGGCCCTCCGGTTTCCACGACACGACCTCGACGCCGGCGAGCAGCGCGGGAGCGTCGATGCCCTGCGGCGGGAACCTCCGCACGTTGTCCAGGTACTCCTGCAGCTTCGGCACGAGCTCGCCCAAGCCCTTGCGGCGCCCGGCGACCAGCTCGTCGCCGCGCGGGACCGGCGACGGACCGACGGCGTCGTAGGCGGCCTTGGCCTGCGCGTGCATGTCGAGCAGCTTGGTGACGTACGCGATCACGGCTGGCCGGTCGGCTTCCACCGGTTGCTGTCCCTGGGCGAACTTCGGCCCCATCGCGACCACGGCGCTGACCGTGAGGGTCGGCTTGCCGGCGGCGCAGACCTGGTCCACCCAGGCGAGCACGGCGGCCTTGTCCGGCGCGGCCGACGACGGGGGAGACGAGACCGGCGGTGGCGAGGAGCACCCCGCCACCGCCGCGACCACGAGCACGCAGATCAGGTTTCGGTGCACACGGTCAGACAACCAGACTGAGCAGCGCGGCCACCACGAAACCGACCACCGACAGGATCGTCTCCAGCACGGTCCACGACTGCAGCGTCTCCTTCACCGACAGCCCGAAGTACCGCGACACGATCCAGAACCCGCCGTCGTTGACGTGCGAGGCGATGATCGAACCGGACGCGATGGCCATGACGACCAGCGCGAGCTGCGGCTGCGAGTAGTCCAGGTCCGCCAGCACCGGTGCCACGATGCCCGCGGTCGTCACGATCGCGACCGTCGCGGAACCCTGGGCGATGCGGATGACGCAGCTGATCACGTACGACAGCGCGATCACCGGGAGACCGATGCCGGCCAGCTCGTTCGCGAGGGTCTTGCCGATGCCCGTCGCGGCCAGCACGGCACCGAAGAACCCACCGGCACCGACCACGAGCAGGATCATCGCGACCGGCTTCAGCGAGGCGGCGGACATCTCCGCGACCTTCTCGCGGGTCATGCCGCGCCGGAAACCCAGCAGCCAGAACGCGAGCAGCACCGAGATCGTCAGCGCCACCGCGGGCGTGCCGAAGAACGTCGCCACCGAGTACAGGCGCGTTCCCTTGGTCAGCAGGATCGAGCCGAAGGTGCCGGCGAGGATCAGCACCAGGGGCAGGCCGATGATCGCGAGCACCAGGCCCAGCGGTGGTGGCTTCTCGTCCGAGCCGTTCTCCGACCGCGCCAGCTCGGCCGCCGCCAGCATCTCCTCCGGCACCGGGACGTTGATGCGCTTGCCGATCCAGTACGAGTAGAAGACACCGCCGACGAGCCAGGACGGGAGCGCCACGGCGAGACCCATGATGATGATCCAGCCGAGCGACACGCCCAGCAGACCGGCCGCCGCCACCGGTCCGGGGTGCGGCGGCATGAACGCGTGCATGACCGACAGGCCCGCGAGCAACGGCATGCTGAACAGCACGATCGACTTGCCGCTGCGCTTGGCCGCCACGTACACCAGCGGCGCCAGCACGAAGATGCCGATGTCGAAGAAGACCGGCACACCGAAGATCAGACCGGCCAGGCCGATCGCGACCGGCGCGCGCTTCTCGCCGAACGTGCTCATCAGCTTGTCCATCAGCACCTGCGCGCCGCCGGACGCCTCGAGGATCGCGCCCAGCAGCGTGCCGAGACCGATGATCGCGGCGATGTGGCCGAGGATGCCGCCGAAGCCCTTCTCCAGCAACGAGTCCGAGGCCTTCTGCGCTGACCCGACCAGCTGCTCCGTCGGCACGCCTGCGGCCAGCGCCACCAGCAGGGCGACGACGATCAGCGCGATGAACGGCTCGACCTTGAACTTGATGATCAGCAGGAGCAGCACCGCGATGCTGACCACCGCCAGGGTCAGCAGACCCGGTGTTGAGTGTTGCAACCAGTCGATCACGGGCGGCTCCTGAGTGAATGGCCTGGCAATGCGCCGGTGGCGGTTCCGTCGTCGATCACCGGCACCCCGTTGCAGAACACGAACGGGATGCCGGTGGCCTGCTGGCGAGGCTGGTCGAAGGTCGCCGTGTCGGCGATCGCGGCAGCGTCGAACAGCACCAGGTCGGCCGCGAAACCCTCGCGGACCAGACCCCGGTCGGTGAGCCGCAAACGCTTGGCGGCACGGCCGGTGAGGTGCTCGACGCACTCCTCCAGGCTCAGCACGCCCAGCTCGCGGACGTAGCGCGCGAAGTAGCGGGGGAACGTGCCCCACGCGCGCGGGTGGGGGCGGTCGCCGACGAGCAGGCCGTCGCTGCCGCCGGTGTGCGCCGGGTGCTTCATGATCGCCTGCACGTTCTCCTCGTGCCCGACGTGCATGAGGCAGGAGGTACCCAGGCGTTCGTCGACCAGCACGTCGAAGTACAGGTCGGCCGGGTTGCGCCCGAGCCGTGCCGCGGACTGCAGGACGCTGGAGCCGACCAGGTGCGCGTTGTGGTCGTTGCGGACACCGTTGATCTCGATGGAGTCCCAGTCGACCGGCACGCCGTGGCAGCCGTCCGAGCCGATCTCCTCGATCTCCTCGCGGATGCGTTCGCGGATGTCCACATCGGACAACCTTGCCAGTGCGCTGTCCGGTCCGCCCTCCGTCGCCCAGGACGGGAGCAGCGCGGACAGGTAGGTCGCGCCCGGCAGGTACGGGTAGGTGTCCAGCGAGATGTCGGCGCCTCCGGCGATGGCGTCGTCCAGCAACGCCAGCAGCTCCGGCGCCTTGCCCTTGTTCACCGGGAAGTTCATCGTGGCGTGCGCGAGGTGCAACGGGCAGCCGGAGCGCTTCGAGACGTCCACCATCTCGGCGTACGCCTCCAGCGCGCCCGCGCCGTAGCTGCGGTGGTGCGGGCTGTAGAAACCGCCGTAGTTCCCGACGACCTCGCAGAGCTGGACCAGTTCGGACGTGTCCGCGTACATGCCGGGCGTGTAGGTGAGCCCGGAGGACATGCCGAAAGCGCCCTCCACCAACGACTTCGCGAGCTTGTTCTTCATGACGAGCATCTCGGCCTCGGTCGCGGGCCGGTCGTCCCAGCCGACGGCGAGCATCCGGAGCGTCCCCTGCGGCACCAGGTAGGCGGCGTTGACCGCGATGCCCTGGTCGAGCCGGTCGAGGTACTGACCGACCGAGCGCCAGTTCCAGTCGAAGCCCGGCGGGTCGTCGTTCCAGCCGGCGAGCTGGCCGCGCAGCGTCGCGAGCACCTCGTCGTTCACCGGCGCGTACGACAGGCCGTCCTGGCCCAGCACCTCGGTCGTGACCCCCTGCGAGACCTTCGCCAGGTGGTCCGGCTCGGCGAGGATCCGCAGGTCCGAGTGCGAGTGCATGTCGATGAAGCCCGGCGCGAGCACCAGCCCGTCCGCGTCGATCGACCGGGTGGCCGAGATCCCGTCACCGATCGACGAGATGACGCCGTCCTTGATCCCCACGTCCGCCCGGTAGGCGGGGGAACCCGTGCCGTCAGCGATCAGTGGTCCGCGCAGGACGACGTCGTCCATCGGGGCACTCCTGTCTAGAAGTAGGTGCGAATCAGGTCGACGACGGTCGTGCCCTCGACGACCGGGATGAGCTGCCACTTGTCGAACACCGTGCAGGGGTGCGACAGGCCGAGGCCGATCCAGTCGCCGACCCTGACCGTGGCCTCCGGGCCGAGCTTCAGGAACGCGTGCTGGTCGTTCAGCGCGGTCACCTCCGCCTGGGCCAGCGGGGCGACCGCGCCGTCGCGGCGGCGGAGGAGCTGCGGCTCCGGCAGGCCCTCGTCGAACGACGCGTCGCGCTTGCCGATCGTGAGCAGCGCCAGGTCGCGCTGCGGCCGTGAGGTGACCTGGGCCCAGGCGCGCAGGGCCGACTTGAACGGCTGCACGCCGTCGATCCGGGCGAACGGCGAGATGCCGCGGTAGAAGCCGTCGTCGTGCGTGATGTACGCGCCGCTGCGCAGCACCGGGGTGACCGCCATCGGCCACGGCCGGGTGAGCTGCGCGGCGACCTGGTCGAAGTACGCGCTGCCACCGGCGGTGACGATCACCTCGTCCAGCTCGTCGAACAGGCCCGCGTCGGCGAGCCGGGTCGTGAGCGTGCGCAGGTCGGTCAGGTAGCGGTCCACCACGGACTGCGAGGACTCCGACGCGTCGTGGGCGAGCGCGCCCTCGTACCCGCCGGCGCCGACCAGCCGCAGCGCCGGGCTCTGGCCGACCGCCCGTGCCACGGCCAGCGCCGTCTCGAGGTCCCGCGCACCGGTGCGGCCGCCGGGTGCGCCCAGCTCGACCAGCACGTCGACCGGCCGGGAGGGGTTCAGCTCCTGCAGCGTCTCGCTCATCAGCGCGACGCCGGCCTCGGAGTCGACCCAGCAGCTGAACTCGAACCGCGGGTCGGCGTCCAGCTCGGCGACCAGCCAGCGCAGCCCGGCCGGGTCGAGCAGCTGGTTCGCCAGCAGGACCCGTTGCACGCCGAACGCCCGGTAGACGCGCAGCTGGGAGGCGTTCGCCGCGGTCAGGCCCCAGACGCCGTGCTCGATCTGGCGCCGGAAGAGCTGTGGCGCCATCGTCGTCTTGCCGTGCGGGGCGAGCTTCACGCCGTGGTTGTCGCACCACGTGGCCATCGTTGTCAGGTTGTGCGTCAACGCGTCCGCGTCCAGCACGACCAGCGGGCCGACGAACTCGTCGGCGAACAGG from Lentzea guizhouensis harbors:
- a CDS encoding FAD-dependent oxidoreductase is translated as MRIAIAGGGIGGLCLAHGLRKAGMDVEVYERERSRTDRLQGYRVHINPHGAAALRECLPERNWQRFERTAGRTGGDGFGFLTERLTPLLLLDPKVENHYSASRITLRQVLLDGLDVRFGKRFERYEQGDDITLHFADGTTASCDVLVGADGIRSRVRRQYLPHGGSEDVGIAAVAGKLFLDEHDWVPAELTVRANTVVPTGRAGMFLAVHDGLGVTDAEGLLFDNERPYLMWAFAAADLTVHDGLDLRAEVLRRIARWSPDLRRVVAESPRETISQWHIRSARVIDRWTPSRVTVLGDAVHAMTPMRGVGANVALRDAQLLTRELAQGGDPVAAIGRYEAEMYDYGFAAVRDSLRAARQFADGGPVARTVFKTVLRTASAVPALKRAMFAG
- a CDS encoding alpha-galactosidase, encoding MSNTEVVHLHDDTSSVVITVEGTSLPVVAHWGRTLGNVDQAALRGLVDVVSWTNPNNAPDVPVPLALLPDAGAGYSGRPGLRGHRAGAHFAPSLRVTSFSGEDGSIFRYVASDEAAQLTVTGTVELLESGMLRVRHVVRNDGETPYSLEGLETALPVPSHATELLDFTGRWSRERAPQRQAFNYGTWARESRRGRTGHDATIGLLAGTPGFSFRTGEVWALHVAWSGNHVTYAENPVDGMPVLGGGELLLPGEITLEPGQEHETPWLYAAYSPAGIDGISAAFHRQLRERPQRPRPVVLNTWEAVYFDHDLARLTSLADTAAAMGVERFVLDDGWFRHRRDDSAGLGDWFVDETVWPDGLTPLIKHVRALGMEFGLWFEPEMINTDSDLYRAHPDWVLGPRPGVLPPPSRNQQVLNIAHPEAYAYILDRVSSVLADNDIAFVKWDHNRDLIGSRVHEQTAAFYRLLDELRLRHPHVEIESCSSGGGRIDLGVLARTDRVWTSDCNDALERQLIQRWTGVFLPPELMGAHVGPTKSHTTGRVHDLSFRVATAMFGHFGIEWDINSATDSERAGLQAAIEYYKDVRSLLHSGVVVHSDHPDPAAWVHGIVAADRSEALFGYVQLTTSTQNKPRRVRLPGLDPARTYRLSFDAPAGWPGLTQRQPAPWTPVELPGSVLSEIGIQLPVLEPEQAVLLRLR
- a CDS encoding GntP family permease, with protein sequence MIDWLQHSTPGLLTLAVVSIAVLLLLIIKFKVEPFIALIVVALLVALAAGVPTEQLVGSAQKASDSLLEKGFGGILGHIAAIIGLGTLLGAILEASGGAQVLMDKLMSTFGEKRAPVAIGLAGLIFGVPVFFDIGIFVLAPLVYVAAKRSGKSIVLFSMPLLAGLSVMHAFMPPHPGPVAAAGLLGVSLGWIIIMGLAVALPSWLVGGVFYSYWIGKRINVPVPEEMLAAAELARSENGSDEKPPPLGLVLAIIGLPLVLILAGTFGSILLTKGTRLYSVATFFGTPAVALTISVLLAFWLLGFRRGMTREKVAEMSAASLKPVAMILLVVGAGGFFGAVLAATGIGKTLANELAGIGLPVIALSYVISCVIRIAQGSATVAIVTTAGIVAPVLADLDYSQPQLALVVMAIASGSIIASHVNDGGFWIVSRYFGLSVKETLQSWTVLETILSVVGFVVAALLSLVV
- a CDS encoding N-acyl-D-amino-acid deacylase family protein — encoded protein: MDDVVLRGPLIADGTGSPAYRADVGIKDGVISSIGDGISATRSIDADGLVLAPGFIDMHSHSDLRILAEPDHLAKVSQGVTTEVLGQDGLSYAPVNDEVLATLRGQLAGWNDDPPGFDWNWRSVGQYLDRLDQGIAVNAAYLVPQGTLRMLAVGWDDRPATEAEMLVMKNKLAKSLVEGAFGMSSGLTYTPGMYADTSELVQLCEVVGNYGGFYSPHHRSYGAGALEAYAEMVDVSKRSGCPLHLAHATMNFPVNKGKAPELLALLDDAIAGGADISLDTYPYLPGATYLSALLPSWATEGGPDSALARLSDVDIRERIREEIEEIGSDGCHGVPVDWDSIEINGVRNDHNAHLVGSSVLQSAARLGRNPADLYFDVLVDERLGTSCLMHVGHEENVQAIMKHPAHTGGSDGLLVGDRPHPRAWGTFPRYFARYVRELGVLSLEECVEHLTGRAAKRLRLTDRGLVREGFAADLVLFDAAAIADTATFDQPRQQATGIPFVFCNGVPVIDDGTATGALPGHSLRSRP
- a CDS encoding amino acid deaminase, which codes for MQQLTEMNLSAVADIRSERIDWRFKGLPSSVFGSTIGEVADRRLDLFADEFVGPLVVLDADALTHNLTTMATWCDNHGVKLAPHGKTTMAPQLFRRQIEHGVWGLTAANASQLRVYRAFGVQRVLLANQLLDPAGLRWLVAELDADPRFEFSCWVDSEAGVALMSETLQELNPSRPVDVLVELGAPGGRTGARDLETALAVARAVGQSPALRLVGAGGYEGALAHDASESSQSVVDRYLTDLRTLTTRLADAGLFDELDEVIVTAGGSAYFDQVAAQLTRPWPMAVTPVLRSGAYITHDDGFYRGISPFARIDGVQPFKSALRAWAQVTSRPQRDLALLTIGKRDASFDEGLPEPQLLRRRDGAVAPLAQAEVTALNDQHAFLKLGPEATVRVGDWIGLGLSHPCTVFDKWQLIPVVEGTTVVDLIRTYF